A stretch of Ischnura elegans chromosome 4, ioIscEleg1.1, whole genome shotgun sequence DNA encodes these proteins:
- the LOC124157127 gene encoding uncharacterized protein LOC124157127, which translates to MIPLPDQKAETIASAFVRRWILRFGVPVKVLTDQGANYMSDFFKKVCELMKISRLRSSPYHPESNGKVERVHRTIAGILSHYVNDKNSDWDTWVPYAVLCYNTKIHRSTGFSPHEIVFGHVMRSPFEYFEPTLGQFDNKYLQGLKEKLETLRSRCKINDARARRERAAVFNRGTKDVAYECGQYVYLSDPCTKTGGAKKFHYPWKGPYLVTEVIPPCNVRIQLPYRSLLVHKNRLKLHLGNLPTLGFPPCGERRRGRPRKHPPTKSAEIVRGPASPIGDTPFSHIPPRPGVMSPRSHILAESEDEERWEEMSQVSTSSSEGGERQEAAIQEPGSPIAERERAEEASTPESTEEQRYPSTTESQAAARQRSPYLLRPRPTPTPPEPLGVREGTPRRTPASCLPSESSTLREYAHSSEGREEDDSALASPISTPRTPAHTAEGRGDSRSSDADDNILISPTHPARSPYLLRSQTGPSSEGKTIQWVKQTRPIIN; encoded by the exons ATGATTCCTTTACCGGACCAAAAGGCGGAGACGATCGCCTCGGCATTCGTGAGAAGGTGGATTCTAAGGTTTGGGGTACCGGTCAAGGTTCTCACGGATCAGGGTGCAAACTATATGTCCGATTTCTTtaaaaaggtgtgcgaactaatgaaaatttccagactTCGCTCTTCTCCTTACCATCCAGAATCGAACGGGAAAGTGGAGAGGGTACATAGAACAATTGCTGGTATACTTAGCCACTACGTTAACGACAAAAACTCGGACTGGGATACGTGGGTCCCGTACGCTGTCCTCTGCTACAATACAAAAATTCATCGCAGTACAGGCTTCTCGCCTCATGAAATCGTTTTCGGGCACGTCATGCGATCTCCCTTCGAGTACTTTGAACCGACATTGGGACAGTTTGACAATAAGTATCTTCAGGGATTGAAAGAGAAATTGGAGACATTACGGAGTAGATGTAAGATCAATGACGCGCGCGCTCGCCGAGAGAGGGCGGCGGTTTTTAACAGGGGGACGAAGGACGTGGCATATGAGTGTGGTCAATACGTCTACCTGAGTGACCCGTGCACGAAGACAGGCGGAgcgaaaaaattccattaccCGTGGAAAGGGCCCTACCTAGTGACGGAAGTGATTCCCCCGTGCAACGTGCGAATTCAACTCCCCTACAGATCTCTTTTGGTGCACAAAAATCGCTTAAAGTTGCATTTAGGTAATTTGCCAACTCTAGGTTTTCCCCCGTGTGGAGAACGTCGTCGAGGAAGACCACGGAAACACCCCCCCACCAAATCAGCGGAAATTGTGCGTGGCCCAGCAAGCCCAATAGGAGACACTCCCTTTTCCCATATTCCCCCTCGCCCTGGTGTCATGTCCCCCCGATCCCATATATTGGCCGAGTCGGAGGACGAAGAACGGTGGGAGGAAATGAGTCAGGTGTCGACATCGTCATCGGAGGGCGGAGAGAGGCAGGAAGCGGCGATCCAAGAGCCCGGATCGCCAATAGCCGAGAGAGAACGAGCAGAAGAGGCCTCTACGCCGGAGAGCACGGAGGAGCAGAGATACCCGTCGACGACCGAGTCGCAAGCAGCTGCCCGGCAAAGGAGCCCTTATCTCCTGAGGCCCCGACCTACCCCTACGCCTCCAGAGCCGTTGGGTGTACGAGAGGGCACTCCCCGTAGAACCCCAGCGAGCTGCCTACCCAGCGAGAGCAGTACTCTAAGAGAGTACGCACATTCCAGTGAAGGCCGTGAAGAAGACGATAGTGCCCTTGCTTCTCCCATTTCCACACCCCGTACGCCAGCACATAccgcggaaggccgcggagacaGCAGGAGTAGCGACGCAGATGACAACATCCTTATCTCTCCAACCCATCCCGCCCGCTCTCCCTATCTTTTGAGGTCGCAAACCGGACCGTCCTCAGAAGGGAAGAC GATTCAATGGGTGAAGCAGACGAGGCCTATAATCAATTAG